A region from the Pelobates fuscus isolate aPelFus1 chromosome 3, aPelFus1.pri, whole genome shotgun sequence genome encodes:
- the LOC134601703 gene encoding fatty acid hydroxylase domain-containing protein 2-like, whose protein sequence is MEQAQRHATAFLSPANADILGLLQHFWWEQGDSWQEQWEKLYNYYSDNELALFFLCTIVIPALSFWMYNAVLIVIHLTGKPHFFTEYKIQKNHPADLAKLGRALITVVCNQIFISIPMIMLMYPIMKYFGNPCSIKLHTYYLVLLDLIICVLIEETFFYYSHWLLHHHKIYKYIHKKHHDWTAPIGIVGFYSHPLDHILSNMLPAIIGPMLMGSHVTSIMLWFSIVVIGTTITHSGYHLPFLPSPQFHDFHHLKSNQCYGIVGILDRLNGTDLLFRQNKAYDRHILLFGLTPLNKSLPPPPQKKKSTDTQTPYVWENYHRFINK, encoded by the exons ATGGAGCAAG CTCAGCGGCATGCAACTGCATTTCTGTCACCTGCCAATGCTGACATTCTAGG GCTCTTGCAGCATTTCTGGTGGGAACAGGGAGACTCCTGGCAAGAGCAATGGGAGAAACTGTACAATTACTACAGTGACAATGAACTGGCTTTATTCTTCTTGT GCACAATAGTGATTCCAGCCTTGTCCTTCTGGATGTATAATGCTGTCCTGATTGTGATTCACTTGACTGGAAAGCCTCATTTCTTCACTGAATATAAAATTCAGAAGAATCATCCA GCGGATCTGGCCAAGCTCGGACGTGCCTTGATCACTGTAGTCTGCAACCAGATCTTCATCTCTATCCCAATGATAATGCTGATGTATCCAATAATGAAGTACTTTGGCAATCCATGCAGCATCAAGTTACACACATATTACTTGGTTTTACTGGATTTGATTATCTGTGTGTTAATTGAAGAAACCTTCTTTTACTATTCACATTG GCTTTTACACCACCACAAGATTTACAAATATATCCACAAGAAGCACCACGATTGGACGGCACCTATAGGAATTGTTGGCTTCTACTCTCATCCTTTAGACCACATT TTATCTAACATGTTGCCAGCCATAATTGGTCCAATGCTAATGGGATCTCATGTGACTTCCATTATGTTGTGGTTCTCTATTGTTGTAATTGGCACCACAATCACACACTCTGGCTACCACCTGCCTTTTCTCCCATCCCCACAATTCCATGATTTCCATCATCTCAA GAGTAACCAGTGCTATGGAATTGTGGGAATTCTGGACAGATTGAATGGGACAGATTTGTTATTTAGGCAAAACAAAGCCTATGACAGACACATCTTACTATTCGGACTCACcccactcaataa aagcctccccccccccccccaaaaaaaaaaatccacggaTACTCAGACACCTTATGTTTGGGAAAATTATCACagatttattaataaataa